The genomic interval AGAAAATGGGCTTTGATGAGTTATGACGTCGTATTTAACAGACGATTTTCGCAAGTCTTTCCGAAAGCTTCCCAGCAGAATCCAGCGACAAGCTCAAAGGAATTATCAACGCTGGAAACAAAAATCCATATCACCCCAGCCTTGAATTTAAACAAGTACACCAGAGCAAACCAATTTATTCAGTCCGCGTTGCCATCGGATGGAGAGCACTGGGTCTAAAGCAAGGCAACAAAGTGACTTGGTTCTGGATTGGTTCTCACTCTGATTACGATACGCTTATTGCCAAAGTGTAATAGAATTTCTAAGCGGAACTCTATCATCCATCTACCATCTACGACCTTCCCCCCTCAAACACCAATCACACGAGCCGCAGTTGGCCGCATGTGACAGGCCGAAATAATCATGAATGAATGCCTTGCGGCAGCTTTCCGCCTTGGCATATTGCACCAGCGCATAGAGTTTTTTCTGTTCGCGTTTGAGCTTGTCGTCGAGTTCCGCTTGCGTGCTGAGCCGCTGCGGCAGTTCGCTTGTTACAATCAAATTTCTTGTCTCGAGCGCGCCCTCGGTAACGCCATAACGGTCGAGCATGCCCAGCGCGGTTTCCAGGCGAAAATCATGCTTGTTCTTGAAATGCAATTTTTCCTTCAAACCTTCCAGGCCATAGGCGTTGACTTTATCGGCATCGTCGAGCAGGAAATGATAAACCCGGTCATAAAACGCCGCATTGGGATTGTTCCACTGGATGAAATCCATTTGAATCAACAGATCCTGCTCGTCGTAAAGCAAGACACACTCGGCATGCTCGCCGTCGCGGCCCGCGCGCCCGATTTCCTGATAATAGGCCTCTAGCGAGCCGGGCACTTCGGCGTGCAACACGAAACGGATGTTATCCTTGTCGATTCCCATGCCGAAGGCATTGGTCGCCAGCACCAGATTGCCCTCGCCCTGCATGAATTGATTCTGCACACGCTTGCGCTCCGCCGCCTCCAAATCGCCGTGATAGCGCAGGTGGCGCACGCCTTTTGAGTTCAGTTGTTCACTAAACGTCTGCAAGGTTTTAATCAGCGCAAAGTAGACAATGCCGTTGCCGCGCTGGCGTTGCCGCATGCTGATGATCTGCTCTAATTTTCGTTCCTGCCCCCAAACCTCCGCCACGGCTAAATGCAAATTCGGCCGCGCAATGCCTTCGTGAAAGAGTTTGATCTCAGCAGCCTTGAGGCCGAGTTGCTTGACGATGTCGTCTTGCACTTCGGGCGTGGCCGTCGCTGTCAAGGCGATGGTGGTGGGATGGTTGAGCACGCCACGAATCTCGCGCATGCGCGTGTAATCCGGGCGGAAATCATGCCCCCATTGGCTGATGCAATGCGCCTCATCGATCGCCAGCAAATCGACGCGGCGTTGGCGCATCAACGCGACGAATTCCGGCTTGCGAAAACGTTCAGGGGTGACGTAGAGCAAACGGTATGCGCCTTCTGCCACCGCGGCATAGCGCGCTTCGCGTTCCGCGCGGCTCAAGGAAGAATTGATATAGGCCGCTTCCATGCCTTTGCCCACCAACACGTCGACTTGATCCTTCATCAGCGCAATCAACGGCGAAATGACCAGCGTCAATCCTTCATTGATTAAAGCCGGGATTTGATAGCACAGCGACTTGCCCATGCCGGTGGGCATGATCACCAGCGCATGCCGCTTTTGCAAAACATGCGCGATGATTTCCTCCTGCTGGCCGCGAAACACAGTATGGCCGAAATATTTTTTTAAAGCCTTTTGCGGGGTCATGTGACGTCAGAAAAATTTGGTTGGGCAGTATGATTTTAGCCACTGATTTACACGGATCTGTACGGATTTCAGAAATTTATTTGGTGTCCGTCCGAAATCACAGCCTCCGAATAAAAGTGCTCCTGCAACGGCTTGGCCGTTGCATTGATCTCGCTGTGTGAGGCGTGCCAAATTGCGCGGCTGTGATGAAACAATATCACTTGCGGAGAGGCATGCGCGATGCCGCTTACTGCGGCAATTTGCCTGCTACTTCACCATATCCTTGCTGACAAGGCGAAGAGGGATATATTTTTCCCGGTTTTATTTGCGAACAAGATAAGCAATGGCCTTGCGCGCTGCAAGCATAAAGTCCGGACAGCCTTCGGCAAGCTCAGGCTGCGACAAGCCAAATTCTGCTATCTTAATTTTGCATGCCGAGGAGTGCCATTCAAATAACCGTTTCATTTTTGAAACCGCGAATGAACGCGAATATTCGCTAATTTAAAATTCGCGTTTATTGGTGTCCCTTCGCGGTTTCGTCGAGCGGTGAGCTTTTGGATTTGGCTGAAGTAGCGCAAGCTTATCTTGTTATGGCATCATTGCCAACGCAGTTTAAATCAAGAAAATTCTTGATTTCACGCTTGTTTGGCGCGTCCCAAATTCTGCGAATATCTTCGCACGGGCTAAAATGACTTGACAGGCAGGGCAAAAGCTTTTATATTGGCCTTCCACATTTGCTCTTCGATTGACGCGAATCTTGAAGAGCAGCACAGGCGCGCCGGATGGCATGACAATACGATATCCCGCACGCATTTCCCCAGGAAGGGACCTGTTTCTTCGAGCAGGAGTTCGAACCAATCCTCTGAGGTCAACACAACCGCAAAGCGAAAGGTCTACACCACCTGCATGCACACGCGATACACTCTCTCCTTCTCGAGCTGTTCGAGATTACCGGCGCTTTCATTTTCAGTAGAATATTCCCACCGTTTAACGGCGTCATCTGCTATTGTCTTTTACCATAAGTTCAATCCACAATAGTTCTTCGTTCCAATAATCTTTTATGGAGGTACGCGATGGGTAAAGTGGTAAAAATTTTTGCGTTGACGGTATTGGCGGCGTTGGTTGCCGGATTTCTGGCGCAACCGGCGCAGGCGCAATACAACGCCGGTCCCGGGTTTAAAATTTCGTGGGCGTTGAATCCCCGCACGGATGCTAATTTTAGAGACGTGGAATACTTCGGCAGCAGCAAGGTCGAAGTTGGAATGGACTTTGACCGCGACGGCCGCCGTGAGATTCTGTTTGCCACCGATGAAACCCTCTCCCCCGCCGGGCCGGATCCCGGCTTCCTTGATGTTTATCTCTACGAAGCTGCCGGCAACGATCAATATGAACATGTCTGGCATTACACCATGCCCGAGGGCACCAACTCCTTTCCCGCGCTGACCTATGGCGACATTGACAGCGACGGCAAATGGGAAATTTATTTTGGCGTGCCCACTATCAACAACCCCAACAAGCTTTTTATCTTCGAGCAAGATGACACCGGCGCGTTTCCGGCGAACCCTACGCTCACCTATGATTACGGCAAAGATGTGGCGCTGGATTTTCGGCCCTCCGGCATCAAGCTGGATGACGTGGACGGCGACGGCAAAATCGAAATCATAACCCAATCCCGCACCGGCAGCCGGCGCGAGTTGGTGGTGGCGCAACTCACCACGCCGACGCTCGATGAATTCGCCGGGTTCGCCGTGGAGTTTTCCGCGGGTGAAGATCTGCTCGGCGGCGGCGGCCCCTATGATGTTGACGTTGCTGATTTCGACGGCGATGGTTTGCGCGAAATTTGGTATAACACGTGGGACAATTTCAGCTTTACCATTTTTGAAGCCACGGGCCCGGATGCGTATGCGTTGCAAGTCGATCTCAATGGATTGTTTCCGGAAGTTGATCCCGGATCATTCAATCGCCATAAACTGTTGTTTGCCAATGTTGACGCCGATGCGGCGCTGGAAGCCTGGTTCCCCATGACCAATGGCGTGCTTTACTTCCTTGACAATGTTTCCGATGTGTCAACCTTGACGGTTGACAACTTTAAGCGCGTAGGCAAATTTTTTAATGCCTCTTCCTCGGCACAAGGCCCGCGCGGCGCGGATGTCGGCGATATTGACCGCGACGGCCGTTTCGACATTATTGTGAATACCGGCAACTCTGAAACCATCCACCGCATCGAATATCTTGGCATTGGCTCGCCGGCGGATTCCAGCAGCTATGCGTGGACTGAGATTTTGGAGAGCGCAGGCGAACCGATTGATTATTGGTATCCGCTGCGCATATCGCCGGTCGATCTTGACGGCGACGGGCTGCGCGAAGTGGTGATCACTAACCGTTATGCCGACGATCCCAGCCAGCCGTTGATTTTGGTGTTGGAGTATGATCCCAACACGGCGGAGAAGCTAGCGGAGGGATGGGAGCCGCGCACTCAGATCTCACATACCGATGCGGCAGATCCCTTGTATGCGAGTCAATCATCTCGAAACAGCCGCTCAGTCATTGGTGGTTTTGATCTCGACCAAGACGGTAAGAAAGAATTGATTGTCACCGATTACGCTGCGGCTGCTGTGAGAGTTTTTGAATACGATCAGCAACAAGACGTATTCGAGCAAGTTTGGGCTTCACCGGTTGATACTGCCGATAATTATAATTTAGTCAGAGGAAATCCTCGCGTCGTAACCGTTGGCGATCTCGACGGGGACAATAAATGGGAAATCATTTTTCCATTGGCTACATTACCTCCGGGATGGCGCGTATTCGAATGGGATGGCGTTACCGGCAGTGACAATTATGGCACGACTTACTCTTCGCTCATTAACACTGAAATCGATAGCTGCTGCGCTTCGAATCCGAATTTTTTCAACGCCGAACACGAGGGCATTCCCTTTGTTCTCGATGTTGATAATGACGGCAAGCAGGAAATTCTTTTGAGCAACCTCCGGGCCGTTAGCGGGGGCAAGCGCGGCCTGATGGTAACGTCGGTCATCGGAGACATTGAGCACAATTCTGGAGGCGGCTTCGAAACCTGGGTAAGCGAGTTTTTTGTCGATCGGGGTGAATATGGCGGCGGCTCACCGTTTCACGCGGTTCCTGCAGATTTGGACGGCGACGGCACATGGGAAATCATCAATCATACGTTCAACTTTTTTAACTTGTACAACGTTGACGTGCTTGGAGCGGATTCTTATCAAGCGCCCGATCCCACTTCACCTACGAGATTTTTTCAGGCGACAGCCCCGCGTGATACACGCGCCCTTTTCGGCGGTGCGACTGGGGATGCAGACGGTGATGGCAACGATGAAGCCTATTTTGTGAATTTCGACACCGGTGATCTCTATGTCGTTGATTACAACCCCGGTGATGATGTTCTTTCTATTGACGGCTCGCACGTTGTAAATGTCATCCCAAGATTCGCCAGCTTTTCTACTTCAGTGTTTGATGTCGACAAAAACGGTCGCGCGAATATCTTTTCCGGTGCCACTTTCCCGCGCACCATTGTGAGTGCCGAATTGGCCGGAAACAACCCGCGCGATCCTTCCGGTTACGTGACGAAAGTCATTTACAGCGGCGAGCCAGACATCTTCACCGGTTCCGAAGCGAATCCGATCGACATTGTTGTAAAGGATTCATTGGGTATCATGACCACAACGCAAACGATTCACGGTGTGTTTGCTGCCAAAGTGCAATCAAATTTCAATCGCCAGCCGATTGATTTTGACAATGACGGTGACTATGAAATTATTGCCTGCTTCCAAGGCAATCAAGACAGCATTGGAACTTTGAATTTGACCTGGAATACCGCTACCGCAAGATACGATTCCGTGTTGACGAAAGTCAAGAATCCAAAGAGTTGGTCGGTGCAACGCTTCGAATTTACAGGCGGCGGTGTCGGTGTGGAGGAGCACAAAACCACCTTTATCACGCCGGATGACTACGTGCTGGAGCAGAATTATCCCAACCCGTTTAATCCGGCCACGGCGATTCGTTACACCTTACCCATCAACAAGCGTGTTTCGCTGCGCATTTATGACATGATGGGCCGAGTCGTTCGAACGTTGGTTGATGATCAACTTCAGAGCGCTGGGCGGTATGAGATGAAGTGGGATGGAAAAAACGTGAATGGACAAAGAGTCGCCAGCGGCGTTTACATCTATTCGCTGGAATTCGGTAATTTTAAGAAGGCGAAACGTATGACGTTGGTGAAGTGAAATCTCAAATTAACCTTGCGAGGGCCAAGAGCCTTCGCAAGGTTAATATCGCTTTGCAGAGGTTGATGGTGGGTTGACATCTGTTTTCTTTATTTTGAAAGTCTGAGAGATGTGTTAGTGTTTATGAAAAGGGCATATTTCATGTTCATTGTTGAGAAACGACAAAGACCACTGGGGCAATCACGTTGCCATCGAGAAGGCGATTTTAAAAAATACCTAGAGTTATGATTTTGAACACAACAACAGCAATCATTTTAATCAATCGAGGCCTGAAATGTGTCGGAATAAATCTTCGCAGCCTACAAATCCCTTGAGAATTGCTGGAGTTTTCATTTCTATTTTCTTTGTACTAGCAGGAACTTCATCTACATCAACTGATAGTGGTGCGTACCCCAAAATGCTCAAAGAACCCACCCGGACAGTTTCTGCATACGGGCCACTATACTATCTCAATGATAAACAACCTCCCACGGAATGATTTCAAGAGTTCGAGTTTTATTTTGACGAACAATCATACGGAGAAATTGTCTGCGTTCGATGGGAGTTTAATGCTAATGGACCCTGGCAAACCCTACCTAGCAATGGCTTTCAACGATCCAACGCAGATGATCATCTCGGCGAAACATTCGAAGTTCGTGCGGTCGTTCAGTATTATCTTGCAGGTCAAATAGAGACTGAGAGTTCCAATGAACTGACCATTGGTATTGGTGAACCCTTAGGAGTGCAGCAGGGAACTCACCCGGGTACATACTATGGTGCGTGTAATTAGCCCTAACCAAAACAGGGTCAAAGGCATAACACTTCAATTGCGTTGGCATTTGGGACAGTAAGAACTACGCAGTTGTCATTGGCGTTTACCTCTATTCACTGGAATTTGGCAACTTCAAGAAGATCAAGCGCATGACGCTGGTGAAATAAATTTTGTGTTAAGCCTTGCGAAGGTCAGGTAACTTCGCAAGGCATAAATTGACTTTGAGAAAGTCGACAGGCAGCTATCTTCTGTTTATGTCCAAAGAGGAAGAGGACGGAAATTGTAGGGAAGAATAAGTTTCTCGTTGAGGGCTTGCAAAGATTGCCACCAGTGTACACTGCCGCAAGTTGAGATTAAAATCGTAATAAAGGTATTCCATAATCCAATGGTACTTTTGATTTGTGGAGGCCTACGATGTATCGAAAAATATTTTCACCAATTCTTGCGATTGTAATCGGAGTTTCGTTTCCAACTATCCTTAGTCTTGGCAAAACACCCTCTACATCAGTTGATGGTGGAAAGGTAACGCCGGCGATGGAACCCACTGTAACAATTTCATTATATAGAGAACATAGTGGTGGTGAAACTCCTTACTATTGGGTCAATGAAGCAAAAAAAGAGTAGTTAGCCTATTTACAATTCAACGGCTCTGAGCCAGATAGTTATATCGATTGCATTGAATGGTGGGTTGATCAACGAACCGGAACAGGCTTTCAGCTTTATGGCACAGCTTCTGGTGGTAATCGTAAAAGACTTGAAATTGATGGTAATGCAATACCAGGAAATGTTCACGTTTTTGATATAAAAATAAAAGTTCGTTATGAACTTCCGCCAGGCCCATTACCTTTTGTTGTATGGTCTCCAGTTATTGCAGTTGGGGCAATCGGTGACGATAACTGGCCAGTGAATCCTGGGCTTAACTTGGGCGACTACTTCTACGTTTGTTCTGAATGACACTGGCGAAGCCTGGCTTGGGCAAGGCATGGCTGTACAGTTCAAAAGAACCAAAGCGTAAGCCCGGTTTCATTTTTGTGTGCTTCACTTGTGTTGTTGTTTGTTGCAACAGGAATTTCATTTTAACAAGAAAGGTACTATCATGAGTCTGTTCAGCAAAATTCTCGAGAAACTCGGCTTCGGCAAACCGGCAGCAGAAACGACTTCTGCTGCGCCGACCGCTACCACAACGCCGCAAGCGCCGGCTGCGATTTCAGTGGTTGATGTGATGTCCAAACTCGAAGGCCTGGCCGCCGCCAATCCCCAGAAGCTCAATTGGAAAGTTTCGATCGTCGATTTGTTGAAGCTTTTGGGCCTGGACAGCAGCTTTACCGCGCGCAAAGAGCTGGCAACCGAGCTGGGATGTCCCCCCGAAAAGATGGGCGACTCCGCGCAGATGAACATGTGGCTGCATAAAACCGTGTTGCAAAAGCTCGCCGACAATGGCGGCAACATTCCGAAGGAACTTCTGGACTGACAGATTGCGGCGCGTGAGTATGTTGGCTGCGCGCGTTTCTTGATTTACCGCCCGGGCGGAAGTGTTCACCGGTTATGAAGCGACACAGGGCAGCGAAGTTGCATCCGAAAATTTTCAAGCCACTGATGAACACGGATTTTCACGGATAATTATTATCCGTGGGACAACACCGCCCGGGCGGTGTTGTCATTAAAAGATACAAGACGGTTGCATGTATTTTCTCTATTCCAATACAAAGACGATAATTTTGACTTGTTGAGTTTCGGCTCGCTCGGAATGGGTTTATGTTATCCGTGTTTCATCAGTGTGTATCCGTGGCGATTATTCTATTTTAAAGTTACCCGCATCAACCGGCATAGAATCAAAAAATTAAACGGCATATTGTGGTTGTGTGCATTCCATGACTTACTGCCCGGGCGGTTCCGCCTGAAACTCGTTACACTCTTTCGGAGGGTTGCATAATGATGGTTGATAAGAAACACCTGAGCAGCGTGTGGCTACTCTTGGGTCTCTTTTGTTTCTCCTTTTCCGCCCTTGCCAGTGGTGGTAAAATTGCCGGGCGCGTGCTGGACAAGCAAACCGGCGAGCCGCTGCCGGGCGTGAACATCGTGATCGAAGGCTCGACGCTGGGCGCCGCCACGGACATTGACGGCAACTACGTCATTCTCAACGTGCCCTCGGGCAAATACACGCTGCGCGCCTCGTTCGTGGGTTATGGCAGAGTTCGCATCGAAAACGTGCGGGTGACGGTGGATCAAACCACCCGTGAGGATTTCCAGATGTCGGCGGAGGCCATTGAAGGCGAGGAAGTCGTCATCGTGGCCGAGCGCCCGCTGGTGCAAAAGGATTTGACCGCCTCGCAGCAAGTCCACACCGCCGAGGAAATCAAAGCATTGCCGGTGGAAACCTTCATCGGTGTGCTCACCACGCAGGCGGGCGTGAACACCGGCGCAGATGGCACGCTGCACATTCGCGGCGGCCGCTCGAATGAAATCGGCTACTATATCGACGGCGTGCCGGTGGCCAATCCTTTCTTCACCAACAGCCTGGCCAACAACGTTTCGAATCAAGCGCTGGAAGAGTTGAAGGTGATCAGCGGCGCGTTCAATGCCGAATACGGCAATGCCATGAGCGGCATCGTCAATCTGCAAATCAAGGAAGGCGGCGCGGATTACAAAGGCAGCTTTTCCGCCTACACCGGAGACTATCTTTCCAATGGCAAGGAAATCTTCTACAATATTAATGACATCAACCCCTTTGCGAATTACGTGCTGGACGCCACGCTCAACGGCCCGGTGCCGTTTACCGGGAACAAGCTGACGTTCAATCTCAGCACCCGCTATGACGACGACGAAGGCTTTCATTACGGCATTCGTGAGCATGTGCCCGGCGATTCCGCCAATTTTGAAGACGACAACAATTGGTACATCGAGCGCGGCGGCGACGGCACGTTTGTGCCGATGAATCCCAGCAAGGACGTCAATGTCCTGGGCAAATTGACTTTTCGCCTGGCGCCGCGCGTCAAGCTCTCTTCGCAGATTTTATATGATCGCGGCCGCTACAAATCCTATGTGCATGATTACCGCTTCAACCCCGACGGTACCTACAATTATCGCGACGACAACTACAATTATTCATTCAAATTGAATCACGCATTTACCAAGAGCTTTTACGAGATTAACGTTTTTTACGCCACCACGGATTTCAAACAGTTTGTTTATGAGGATCCCACCGATCCGCGTTATGTGCCAACCACGCGCATCGAAGGTTCGCCCTCGACGGCGACGTATGCTTTTGGCGGCACGCAGATGGGACATTTCTATCGCGACTCGGACTCCCATGGCGGCAAGCTCGATTTCACCAGCCAGCTCAATACCCGGCATGAAATCAAAACCGGTGTGAGCGTGCGGCGCGACCATTTGCGCGAGCGCAATATCACAATTCTTTATGATAACGATTTCTACGATGTGCCCACGGTGGTGCCGGCGAATGAAACACCGAGTCACACGTTTTATGACAAGACTGCGATGTTCTTCTCCGCGTATTTGCAGGATAAGATCGAATATCAAAATATGATCATTAATGCCGGCGTGCGCTACGACTATTTCGATCCCAACAGCGATTACATCGCCAACATTCTCGATCCGGAAGGCGGGCGCCTGCAAGCCGATCCCAAGCAACGCGTATCCCCGCGGCTGGGCGTGGCTTTTCCCATCACCGATCGCGGGGTTCTGCATTTCTCCTATGGCCATTTCTACCAAATGCCCGAGCTGCGCCGTATTTACGGCAGCAATGTCTATGGCGCGCGCGGCTTTTCGGATTTCGGTTATGCCAATCTCAAGCCGGAGAAAACCGTCAACTATGAATTTGGCTTGCAGCAGCAACTCGGCGAGGCACTCGCCATTGAGATGAGCTTGTTCTCCAAGGATATTCGCGATCTGTTGGCGCTGCAAACCATCAGCTATCAATCGTTGCAATTCGGACCGCGCAGCTACAACATCTATCTCAACAAAGATTACGGCGCGGTGAAAGGCTTCACGCTGAGCTTGACCAAACGCCACGATCCCAACACCAAGCTCTCGGCCTGGATCGATTACACGTTCCAGAAAGCCGAAGGTAATGATGTGCGTAGCGGCGCGTTCTTCTTCAGCGCGCTGTCCGGCATGGATGAAGAAAAGCAGGTCGTGCCGCTGAATTGGGATCAACGCCATTTGCTCAACACCACGGTAACGATCAGCGAGCCGGGCAATTGGGGCGTGAGTTTCATCGGCAAAGTCGGCAGTGGCTGGCCGCATACGCCCAATATTCCGTTCGCGAACTATGTGCCGACCGCCAACAGCGGCAGCAAGCCCTGGCAAAAGAATCTCGATCTGCGCGTGTTCAAGAATCTGCGCGTGAGCAATGTCGATTTTGTGTTCTTCGCCAAAGTCTTTAATGTGTTCGATGAGCGCAATGAACGCTTCGTTTTCGACGATACCGGACGCTCGGGCTACACTTTTGTCAACCGCAGCCTGGAAGAGACGCAGGCCTTTATCCGGCATTACGGCGAACCGGGCGTGCATACCTGGTCGGAATATCAAATCCGCCCGAATTATTACAGCGCCCCGCGCTCGGCGCAGGTGGGGATGTCGCTGGAGTTTTGATCCTTGATCCTTGATGCTGGATCCTTGATGCTGGATATTTAGGGAGTGGGGTAAGCATGAATTATCGGGATTTGGAGATTTGGCAATTGTCGCGGCAGTTGGTTATTGATATTCATCGCATGACGATCGAGAAACTGCCAAAATTCGAAATGTACGAAGAGGGCAGCCAAATCCGAAGCTCCAGCAAATCAGTCAAATCCACGATTGTTGAGGGATACGGCCGGCGAGAGTATAAGCAAGACTTCATCCGTTTTCTGACTCTTGCGCTGGCTTCGAACGACGAGACTAGCGATCATCTTGATACTTTGTTCGAAACCGGCTCTCTTGCGGATGCCGTGCTTTATCAGGATCTTCACAAAAGACTGGATTTGTTGGGCAAGAAAATCAATTCCTTCAGACAATCGGTCGAGAAGCAACATCTCAGCAAGAAATGATCATCCAGTATCCAGTATCGAGAATCGAGCAACCAGAATCATTTTTTTAAACACATACACCGAGAGGGAGTTCATGAATCTCAAAATACAATCAACGTTGTTAGTCATTCTGACGCTGTGCACGGCCGTCTTGGCGCAGGAACAGCCCAAGCGCGGCTCATTGCAATGGTATCTCAACGGCCCGCAGAAGAACTGGAGCAAGGCCGAGCACGAGGATTATTATCAATGGCGCGAGAAGATTCATCAAAAAATGCTGCGCAAGCCTTCCGGCATAACCGACAATCTTGCGCCGCGCCAGCGCGCCATCATCAACGGCAACAAGATCACCACCGAGATTTGGAATTACGGCTCGATTTCAAGTCCGGGCAATCGCGTCACGGATATCGTCTGGGAAGGCTTGGGGTACGGTTATGAATTCGGCCCGTTCATCATTGCCGAAATCGAAGTGCCGCCGCGCAGCCATCGCGATGCCTATATCAAACGCGATGCCAATGACAATCCTATCATCAAGCCCAACGGCGACACCACCTGGGCGGCGATTTGCATCAGCGACGGATTGGTTTCAACGGGTTTTGAGGTTTCTCCCGACGGCCGCGAGTTTTGGGGCTGGGAGCCGCTGGCCACCAGCGATGACGGCCGCGTGCCTTATGCCAATCCGCAAAGCAACCGCATTCCCACGGTTAACGATCTTGATCGCGACGGCGACGGCAAGCCGGATAGCTGGCCGGACGGCTGGTACAATCCGAATCTAAAAAGATACGTTTGGCCGGGCGCGCTGCGGCAGGGCGCGAGTAATGCCGATATGGAATCGATCTTTGTGTGTGATGATCGCCGCAATCGTGAATTTCAATATTATCCATTTGTCAACGACTCGACGCGGCGCGGCCTCGGCCTGGAAGTCGAGTTTCGTTATTATCAATGGTCGAATCCGCTCGCCGAAGACATTATTTTTCTGATTTATAAAATTACCAACAAAAGCGACAAGGATTTGAACAATGTGACGTTCGGCATGTGGGGCGATCCGCATATCGGCGGCCCCAGCAACTTCGGCGATGATTTGTCGTTTTTTGACCGGTCGCGCAACATGGTGTGGTCATGGGATGAAGACGGCTTGAGCGACGTTGCCGGACGCCGGCCGGGATATTTCGGCTATAAATTTTTAGAAAGCCCCGGCTTTCCCACGGATGGCATCGATAACGATAACGATGGCTTGGTTGACGAAAGCCAAACTGACGGCCTCGACAACGACGGTGATTGGGATCCGGAGAAACACGATGTTGGCGTTGACGGCGTGCCCAACACCGGTGATCGCGGTGAGAACGACGGCGTGCCCACGGCCGGCGATCCCTTCGACATTCGCGAACCCGGCGAGCCGAATTTCGAATTCACAGATTTGGATGAATCTGATCAGATTGGTTTGACCAGTTTTGCGGCGCCTTCATTCGGCGGGCAAAACGTCATTTCCAACGACGATTTTATTTTCCGTAACTATATGACCGCCGGAAAATTCGATTCGGCGAATACTACGCAAGCCGGCGATTATGTGTTTCTCTACGGTTCCGGGCCGCTCACGCTGCCGGCCAAGTCCATCCGCCGCTTCTCGATCGCGTTGCTGGTCGGCCAGAATCTCAATGATTTGATTTTGAATGCGGAAACCGCGCAGCAGATTTATGAGATCAATTATCAATTCGCCAAGCCGCCGGAGCGGCCGATCGTAACGGCGGTGCCGGGCGATCGCAAGGTCACGCTTTATTGGGATAAAGGCGCGGAGGAATCGTTCGATCCGATTTCGGAAACGAATGATTTCGAAGGTTATGTGATTTATCGCAGCACGGACCCGAATTTTGAAGATCAGCAGACCATTACCGATGCCAACGGCTCGCCGTTCTACCATGAGCCGCTTACGACCGTACTGGGCGCCTCCGCCAGATTTGATTTGGATAATGAGTACAGCGGGCTGAGTTCCATTATCGATCCGCAGCGCGGTATTGCCTACAATTTGGGCAGCAACACCGGTTTGCGCCATTCGTTTGTTGATTCCAACAATGTCATCAACGGGCAGACGTACTACTACGCCGTGGTTTCCTACGATCATGGTGATCCCGTGCAAAAGATTTCGCCGGTGGAATGC from Cytophagia bacterium CHB2 carries:
- a CDS encoding TonB-dependent receptor, coding for MMVDKKHLSSVWLLLGLFCFSFSALASGGKIAGRVLDKQTGEPLPGVNIVIEGSTLGAATDIDGNYVILNVPSGKYTLRASFVGYGRVRIENVRVTVDQTTREDFQMSAEAIEGEEVVIVAERPLVQKDLTASQQVHTAEEIKALPVETFIGVLTTQAGVNTGADGTLHIRGGRSNEIGYYIDGVPVANPFFTNSLANNVSNQALEELKVISGAFNAEYGNAMSGIVNLQIKEGGADYKGSFSAYTGDYLSNGKEIFYNINDINPFANYVLDATLNGPVPFTGNKLTFNLSTRYDDDEGFHYGIREHVPGDSANFEDDNNWYIERGGDGTFVPMNPSKDVNVLGKLTFRLAPRVKLSSQILYDRGRYKSYVHDYRFNPDGTYNYRDDNYNYSFKLNHAFTKSFYEINVFYATTDFKQFVYEDPTDPRYVPTTRIEGSPSTATYAFGGTQMGHFYRDSDSHGGKLDFTSQLNTRHEIKTGVSVRRDHLRERNITILYDNDFYDVPTVVPANETPSHTFYDKTAMFFSAYLQDKIEYQNMIINAGVRYDYFDPNSDYIANILDPEGGRLQADPKQRVSPRLGVAFPITDRGVLHFSYGHFYQMPELRRIYGSNVYGARGFSDFGYANLKPEKTVNYEFGLQQQLGEALAIEMSLFSKDIRDLLALQTISYQSLQFGPRSYNIYLNKDYGAVKGFTLSLTKRHDPNTKLSAWIDYTFQKAEGNDVRSGAFFFSALSGMDEEKQVVPLNWDQRHLLNTTVTISEPGNWGVSFIGKVGSGWPHTPNIPFANYVPTANSGSKPWQKNLDLRVFKNLRVSNVDFVFFAKVFNVFDERNERFVFDDTGRSGYTFVNRSLEETQAFIRHYGEPGVHTWSEYQIRPNYYSAPRSAQVGMSLEF
- a CDS encoding four helix bundle protein, whose protein sequence is MNYRDLEIWQLSRQLVIDIHRMTIEKLPKFEMYEEGSQIRSSSKSVKSTIVEGYGRREYKQDFIRFLTLALASNDETSDHLDTLFETGSLADAVLYQDLHKRLDLLGKKINSFRQSVEKQHLSKK